A portion of the Cryptomeria japonica chromosome 5, Sugi_1.0, whole genome shotgun sequence genome contains these proteins:
- the LOC131043102 gene encoding indole-3-acetate O-methyltransferase 1 isoform X2, translating into MIRVVIPILEGAIYEKMRVKLNGAGIFSIADFGCGTGGNTLLVADTIVRAVKCSLGEGEEPEFEVYFADLPFNDFNSLLRTMPRTQQAYADAEHDGDTNPVATGSYVAAAVCGSHFSRLFPRKSLHFCHSSLSLHWLSKVPETVRERRSPRVYVSSDCEEAVGTGYLHQFNTDFTRFLNARAEETVDGGCVFISLVGRNGGTHVMEEQGTLGVIARHFEYAFQELVNEGFIEKEKWESFNLPWFGPNPEELESIVKRQGAFRLESVRVLGEFPLHPMTEMRRGEEEAFGRCVGNHYRALLENIVEAHLGCESLTDEFFLRIGKRAAAKFEEYLSNQIELAVVLLVKN; encoded by the exons ATGATCCGGGTTGTGATACCAATTCTGGAGGGCGCTATTTATGAAAAGATGAGAGTGAAGTTGAATGGGGCCGGCATATTTAGTATAGCAGATTTCGGCTGTGGCACAGGGGGGAATACTCTTCTGGTAGCAGACACCATTGTTAGAGCTGTGAAATGCTCACTTGGGGAAGGGGAGGAGCCAGAATTTGAAGTATATTTTGCTGATCTTCCCTTCAATGATTTCAATTCACTGCTTCGAACGATGCCTCGGACCCAACAAGCCTATGCCGATGCAGAACACGATGGTGATACCAACCCAGTGGCTACAGGATCTTACGTTGCAGCGGCTGTTTGTGGGTCACATTTCAGTCGTTTGTTCCCACGAAAAAGCCTGCATTTCTGTCATTCTTCTCTCAGTCTCCACTGGCTATCAAAG GTGCCAGAGACTGTTCGAGAAAGAAGATCTCCTCGTGTGTACGTTTCAAGTGATTGTGAGGAGGCAGTGGGAACTGGTTATCTACATCAGTTTAACACAGACTTCACAAGGTTTTTAAATGCCCGGGCAGAAGAGACAGTTGATGGGGGATGTGTGTTTATATCTCTGGTGGGTCGTAATGGAGGGACACACGTAATGGAGGAGCAAGGAACACTAGGAGTTATCGCTCGTCATTTTGAATATGCATTCCAAGAGCTGGTGAATGAG GGTTTTATCGAGAAAGAGAAGTGGGAATCCTTCAACCTACCCTGGTTCGGTCCAAATCCGGAAGAGTTGGAGAGCATAGTTAAGAGACAAGGGGCGTTCAGGCTGGAGAGTGTAAGGGTGTTGGGAGAATTTCCTTTGCATCCCATGACAGAGAtgaggagaggggaggaggaggcgTTCGGGAGATGTGTAGGCAACCATTACAGAGCACTCTTAGAGAATATAGTGGAAGCTCATTTGGGATGTGAGAGTTTGACAGACGAATTCTTCTTGAGAATTGGTAAAAGAGCAGCTGCTAAGTTTGAGGAGTATCTCTCCAATCAAATAGAGTTAGCTGTTGTCCTTCTGGTTAAAAATTAA
- the LOC131043102 gene encoding indole-3-acetate O-methyltransferase 1 isoform X1 yields the protein MEMINHHSQSQWVVENVLGMIGGHGDSSYALNSLSVQIKMIRVVIPILEGAIYEKMRVKLNGAGIFSIADFGCGTGGNTLLVADTIVRAVKCSLGEGEEPEFEVYFADLPFNDFNSLLRTMPRTQQAYADAEHDGDTNPVATGSYVAAAVCGSHFSRLFPRKSLHFCHSSLSLHWLSKVPETVRERRSPRVYVSSDCEEAVGTGYLHQFNTDFTRFLNARAEETVDGGCVFISLVGRNGGTHVMEEQGTLGVIARHFEYAFQELVNEGFIEKEKWESFNLPWFGPNPEELESIVKRQGAFRLESVRVLGEFPLHPMTEMRRGEEEAFGRCVGNHYRALLENIVEAHLGCESLTDEFFLRIGKRAAAKFEEYLSNQIELAVVLLVKN from the exons ATGGAGATGATTAATCATCATTCTCAGTCTCAATGGGTAGTGGAGAATGTGCTGGGCATGATAGGTGGCCATGGAGATTCCAGTTATGCTCTTAATTCTCTATCAGTTCAG ATAAAGATGATCCGGGTTGTGATACCAATTCTGGAGGGCGCTATTTATGAAAAGATGAGAGTGAAGTTGAATGGGGCCGGCATATTTAGTATAGCAGATTTCGGCTGTGGCACAGGGGGGAATACTCTTCTGGTAGCAGACACCATTGTTAGAGCTGTGAAATGCTCACTTGGGGAAGGGGAGGAGCCAGAATTTGAAGTATATTTTGCTGATCTTCCCTTCAATGATTTCAATTCACTGCTTCGAACGATGCCTCGGACCCAACAAGCCTATGCCGATGCAGAACACGATGGTGATACCAACCCAGTGGCTACAGGATCTTACGTTGCAGCGGCTGTTTGTGGGTCACATTTCAGTCGTTTGTTCCCACGAAAAAGCCTGCATTTCTGTCATTCTTCTCTCAGTCTCCACTGGCTATCAAAG GTGCCAGAGACTGTTCGAGAAAGAAGATCTCCTCGTGTGTACGTTTCAAGTGATTGTGAGGAGGCAGTGGGAACTGGTTATCTACATCAGTTTAACACAGACTTCACAAGGTTTTTAAATGCCCGGGCAGAAGAGACAGTTGATGGGGGATGTGTGTTTATATCTCTGGTGGGTCGTAATGGAGGGACACACGTAATGGAGGAGCAAGGAACACTAGGAGTTATCGCTCGTCATTTTGAATATGCATTCCAAGAGCTGGTGAATGAG GGTTTTATCGAGAAAGAGAAGTGGGAATCCTTCAACCTACCCTGGTTCGGTCCAAATCCGGAAGAGTTGGAGAGCATAGTTAAGAGACAAGGGGCGTTCAGGCTGGAGAGTGTAAGGGTGTTGGGAGAATTTCCTTTGCATCCCATGACAGAGAtgaggagaggggaggaggaggcgTTCGGGAGATGTGTAGGCAACCATTACAGAGCACTCTTAGAGAATATAGTGGAAGCTCATTTGGGATGTGAGAGTTTGACAGACGAATTCTTCTTGAGAATTGGTAAAAGAGCAGCTGCTAAGTTTGAGGAGTATCTCTCCAATCAAATAGAGTTAGCTGTTGTCCTTCTGGTTAAAAATTAA